A single region of the Geovibrio ferrireducens genome encodes:
- a CDS encoding phospholipase D-like domain-containing protein — translation MSGKRSARSRVFKLLIAFVFIVFFVYSNLSARLHTHTAEVAFLDGKRLIVPLIDDITSAERSIDMTIYMFKADRDKPADTELLLLSLENAAKRGVKVRVVFDVEEDEKSFLTKANRETGAALAGAGAVVLYDSPKKRLHTKMTVIDGRIVYSGSHNYTYSAFNYNDEVTMRLESESLAAEATEYVERFFR, via the coding sequence ATGTCTGGGAAGCGCTCCGCTCGGTCGCGGGTCTTTAAACTATTAATCGCATTTGTTTTTATAGTCTTTTTCGTATATTCCAACCTTTCCGCGCGTCTGCACACGCACACGGCGGAGGTTGCCTTTCTGGACGGAAAAAGGCTCATCGTGCCGCTGATTGACGATATTACTTCCGCGGAACGCTCAATAGACATGACAATTTATATGTTCAAAGCGGACAGGGACAAGCCCGCCGATACGGAGCTTTTGCTCCTTTCCCTTGAAAATGCCGCCAAAAGAGGCGTGAAGGTCAGGGTAGTGTTTGATGTTGAGGAGGATGAAAAATCCTTCCTCACCAAGGCGAACAGGGAAACAGGCGCAGCACTGGCTGGGGCCGGTGCGGTTGTTCTTTATGACAGCCCGAAAAAGCGCCTTCATACAAAAATGACAGTTATTGACGGGCGGATAGTCTATTCCGGCAGTCATAACTATACCTACAGCGCGTTTAATTATAATGATGAAGTGACCATGCGCCTTGAGTCGGAATCTCTGGCGGCGGAAGCCACTGAATATGTGGAGAGGTTTTTCAGGTGA
- the yihA gene encoding ribosome biogenesis GTP-binding protein YihA/YsxC: MKSAVFEKDYPESALPEIAFVGRSNVGKSSMINSLLGRKKLVKVSAKPGKTRTLNFFNIDNEIMFVDLPGYGFAAVSKSERASWAKCIETYLTKRDNLKACVLILDIRRLPSEEDMDMLSWLSETETHTLVILTKTDKLSNNQIAKQVRLIAEEVGIDKEHFFLYSSLTGHGKDNVWEALRSVAGL; encoded by the coding sequence GTGAAATCGGCAGTATTCGAGAAGGACTACCCCGAAAGCGCGCTGCCGGAAATAGCCTTTGTGGGGCGAAGCAACGTGGGCAAGTCGTCCATGATAAACTCGCTTCTCGGACGTAAAAAGCTGGTTAAGGTCAGCGCCAAACCCGGCAAGACCAGAACGCTTAATTTTTTCAATATTGATAATGAAATAATGTTTGTGGATCTGCCCGGATACGGCTTTGCCGCCGTCTCCAAGTCGGAAAGGGCATCGTGGGCAAAGTGCATAGAGACTTATCTCACCAAGAGGGACAACCTGAAAGCATGTGTGCTGATTCTGGACATACGCCGCCTCCCGTCCGAAGAGGATATGGACATGCTGAGCTGGCTTTCCGAGACGGAAACCCACACTTTGGTGATACTCACAAAAACAGATAAACTTTCAAACAATCAGATTGCAAAACAGGTTCGCCTTATTGCAGAGGAAGTGGGAATTGATAAGGAACATTTCTTTCTTTACTCGTCTCTTACGGGACACGGTAAAGATAATGTCTGGGAAGCGCTCCGCTCGGTCGCGGGTCTTTAA
- a CDS encoding DHH family phosphoesterase: MHLHISHNDLDGVGCGILIKKYLKNVNTLYLNYNDVDQALEEESGGYDGVIITDVSPSKRAYESVLGETEITFIDHHPTSSWLKGNHGVVHDTTKSATKLTYEWLEAQGYDVSPYADFVDCVNDFDMWHMKRTDSLQMNILFMKLGIDRFEARFLAVPSAEFGESETLIIEIEEDRRDRYIRNSAKSGFQFTDTQGRSAYAVFCEEYNSEVGNYITNELGVDYVVIVNAQKKKVSLRSIPEVDVAEIAVRNGGGGHKNAAGFSVDFGFGMKCLLRDMGVFE; encoded by the coding sequence TTGCATCTTCATATATCACACAACGATCTTGACGGAGTAGGCTGCGGCATACTGATCAAGAAATACCTGAAAAACGTGAACACGCTGTACCTCAACTATAATGATGTTGATCAGGCGCTTGAGGAAGAGAGCGGCGGCTACGACGGCGTGATTATCACGGATGTTTCCCCATCCAAAAGGGCTTATGAGAGTGTGCTGGGCGAAACGGAAATAACCTTCATCGACCATCACCCCACCTCCTCATGGCTCAAGGGGAACCACGGCGTGGTGCATGACACCACGAAATCAGCCACAAAGCTCACCTACGAATGGCTTGAGGCGCAGGGGTACGATGTTTCCCCATATGCGGACTTTGTGGACTGCGTGAACGACTTTGACATGTGGCACATGAAACGCACTGACAGTCTCCAGATGAACATCCTCTTTATGAAGCTGGGTATAGACAGGTTCGAGGCAAGGTTTCTCGCCGTGCCCTCCGCCGAATTCGGCGAGAGCGAAACGCTCATTATCGAAATAGAAGAAGACAGGCGCGACAGATATATCCGCAACTCCGCCAAGTCCGGCTTTCAGTTTACGGATACGCAGGGGCGCAGTGCATATGCCGTTTTCTGCGAGGAGTACAACTCCGAAGTGGGCAACTACATCACAAATGAACTCGGCGTGGATTACGTGGTGATAGTCAATGCTCAGAAGAAGAAAGTCTCGCTGCGCTCAATCCCGGAGGTTGATGTGGCTGAAATCGCAGTGAGAAACGGCGGCGGAGGACACAAAAACGCAGCAGGATTCAGTGTGGATTTCGGCTTCGGCATGAAGTGTCTGCTCCGTGACATGGGGGTTTTTGAGTGA